The Vicia villosa cultivar HV-30 ecotype Madison, WI linkage group LG1, Vvil1.0, whole genome shotgun sequence genome includes a region encoding these proteins:
- the LOC131644527 gene encoding kinetochore-associated protein KNL-2 homolog isoform X1 — MADSSSNATNAGSHFLPTVTLFDWWLVKSPDNRLCISGNASRKGEAVRVFNSSPIVERYDVYSLKNAEGIYIFIRGIINEERTLEKGFTPQIFNSFYIGFPPNWETCWVLHCIREEEEEVETGTDLVNAAMNTESPICEDILSDVVLVVVADEQKSISVLLELPEEAPENNQTPFPGDECQVSKETSGVNVACGGGVIKRSTRLHSINVCQQKKIEKQQPTSRGPLKHPDGEPSSTSKAVENRDSDTAHLDNVSANLPEISSGAVENSFPTSSVTPEKATGHCNKLFPEGEEDMSIKTSEANVVHGSGRNRRSARLHNVKSFQKKQPATGGPATRRGKNRISASAAIEKSDGGLENLSTSVQSQSGIVNTLSGQVSNKIISKTSSAKTEVGHKKKKVTVETEKSDGGLENLSTPVQSQSGIVNTLSGQVTNKFRSKISKTSAKTEVGHKKKKVTVETEKSDGGLENLSTPVQSQSGIVNTLSGKVTNKFRSKISKTSSANTEVGHKKKKVTVETEAVNHKRKVMKPPSSVKSPQGRDVTHLNKGSKQELTMVSPESLSLKKSRSGRLLLPSMEFWRNEIPIYNADRGIKEIQQDLTLTSPFRGFSPSPFRGFSPSPGRF, encoded by the exons ATGGCAGACTCGAGTTCCAATGCCACCAACGCAGGCTCTCATTTCCTACCAACG GTTACATTATTCGACTGGTGGCTCGTTAAATCCCCAGACAACCGTTTATGCATCTCCGGCAACGCTTCCAGAAA GGGAGAAGCCGTTCGCGTGTTCAATTCTTCTCCTATTGTTGAAAGATACGATGTGTATTCCCTTAAGAATGCCGAGGGTATATACATTTTCATTAGGGGTATCATCAATGAGGAACGCACGCTCGAAAAAGGTTTTACTCCTCAG ATTTTCAATAGTTTTTACATTGGCTTTCCTCCAAACTGGGAAACTTGTTGGGTTTTACATTGTatcagagaagaagaagaagaagtagaaaCTGGTACTGATTTGGTCAATGCTGCTATGAATACTGAATCTCCAATTTGTGAAGACATTTTGTCTGACG TTGTTTTGGTTGTTGTTGCAGATGAGCAAAAATCCATTTCTGTTTTGTTGGAATTGCCTGAAGAAGCCCCAGAAAATAACCAGACACCATTCCCTGGAGATGAATGCCAAGTCTCAAAGGAGACGAGTGGGGTAAATGTTGCTTGTGGTGGTGGTGTAATTAAACGTAGTACCAGGTTACATAGTATTAACGTCTGTCAGCAGAAGAAGATAGAGAAGCAGCAGCCTACGTCTAGAGGTCCTCTCAAGCATCCAGATGGAGAGCCAAGCTCTACCTCCAAGGCAGTGGAAAATCGTGATTCGGATACTGCGCATCTTGATAATGTATCAGCAAATCTTCCAGAAATATCATCTGGTG CTGTGGAAAATTCTTTTCCTACTTCATCGGTAACACCTGAAAAGGCCACGGGACATTGCAATAAGTTATTCCCTGAAGGTGAAGAAGATATGTCAATTAAGACGAGTGAGGCCAATGTTGTTCATGGTAGTGGCAGGAATAGACGTAGTGCCCGGTTGCATAATGTTAAATCCTTCCAAAAGAAGCAGCCTGCTACTGGAGGTCCGGCAACACGTCGAGGTAAAAACCGGATCTCCGCCTCAGCAGCCATAGAAAAGAGTGATGGGGGGCTGGAAAATCTATCGACATCCGTTCAGTCACAAAGTGGAATAGTAAACACGTTGTCTGGGCAGGTCTCTAATAAAATAATATCCAAAACTTCTTCAGCAAAAACTGAAGTGGGTCATAAGAAAAAGAAGGTGACAGTTGAAACAGAAAAGAGTGATGGGGGGCTGGAAAATCTATCGACACCAGTTCAGTCTCAAAGTGGAATAGTAAACACACTGTCTGGGCAGGTCACTAATAAATTCagatccaaaatttccaaaacttcagcAAAAACTGAAGTGGGTCATAAGAAAAAGAAGGTGACAGTTGAAACAGAAAAGAGTGATGGGGGGCTGGAAAATCTATCGACACCCGTTCAGTCACAAAGTGGAATAGTAAACACGCTGTCTGGGAAGGTCACTAATAAATTCagatccaaaatttccaaaacttcttcAGCAAACACTGAAGTGGGTCATAAGAAAAAGAAGGTGACAGTTGAAACAGAAGCCGTGAATCACAAGAGAAAAGTTATGAAACCCCCATCTTCTGTAAAATCTCCACAGGGAAGGGATGTAACTCACTTGAACAAGGGAAGTAAACAGGAATTAACCATGGTTTCCCCGGAGTCATTGAGTCTTAAAAAATCCAGATCTG GTAGGTTACTTCTACCTTCCATGGAGTTTTGGCGCAACGAAATACCCATTTATAATGCG GACCGTGGGATTAAAGAAATTCAGCAAGACTTGACTTTGACATCACCTTTTAGAGGCTTTTCGCCATCACCTTTTAGAGGCTTTTCGCCGTCACCGGGCAG GTTTTGA
- the LOC131644527 gene encoding kinetochore-associated protein KNL-2 homolog isoform X2 has product MADSSSNATNAGSHFLPTVTLFDWWLVKSPDNRLCISGNASRKGEAVRVFNSSPIVERYDVYSLKNAEGIYIFIRGIINEERTLEKGFTPQIFNSFYIGFPPNWETCWVLHCIREEEEEVETGTDLVNAAMNTESPICEDILSDDEQKSISVLLELPEEAPENNQTPFPGDECQVSKETSGVNVACGGGVIKRSTRLHSINVCQQKKIEKQQPTSRGPLKHPDGEPSSTSKAVENRDSDTAHLDNVSANLPEISSGAVENSFPTSSVTPEKATGHCNKLFPEGEEDMSIKTSEANVVHGSGRNRRSARLHNVKSFQKKQPATGGPATRRGKNRISASAAIEKSDGGLENLSTSVQSQSGIVNTLSGQVSNKIISKTSSAKTEVGHKKKKVTVETEKSDGGLENLSTPVQSQSGIVNTLSGQVTNKFRSKISKTSAKTEVGHKKKKVTVETEKSDGGLENLSTPVQSQSGIVNTLSGKVTNKFRSKISKTSSANTEVGHKKKKVTVETEAVNHKRKVMKPPSSVKSPQGRDVTHLNKGSKQELTMVSPESLSLKKSRSGRLLLPSMEFWRNEIPIYNADRGIKEIQQDLTLTSPFRGFSPSPFRGFSPSPGRF; this is encoded by the exons ATGGCAGACTCGAGTTCCAATGCCACCAACGCAGGCTCTCATTTCCTACCAACG GTTACATTATTCGACTGGTGGCTCGTTAAATCCCCAGACAACCGTTTATGCATCTCCGGCAACGCTTCCAGAAA GGGAGAAGCCGTTCGCGTGTTCAATTCTTCTCCTATTGTTGAAAGATACGATGTGTATTCCCTTAAGAATGCCGAGGGTATATACATTTTCATTAGGGGTATCATCAATGAGGAACGCACGCTCGAAAAAGGTTTTACTCCTCAG ATTTTCAATAGTTTTTACATTGGCTTTCCTCCAAACTGGGAAACTTGTTGGGTTTTACATTGTatcagagaagaagaagaagaagtagaaaCTGGTACTGATTTGGTCAATGCTGCTATGAATACTGAATCTCCAATTTGTGAAGACATTTTGTCTGACG ATGAGCAAAAATCCATTTCTGTTTTGTTGGAATTGCCTGAAGAAGCCCCAGAAAATAACCAGACACCATTCCCTGGAGATGAATGCCAAGTCTCAAAGGAGACGAGTGGGGTAAATGTTGCTTGTGGTGGTGGTGTAATTAAACGTAGTACCAGGTTACATAGTATTAACGTCTGTCAGCAGAAGAAGATAGAGAAGCAGCAGCCTACGTCTAGAGGTCCTCTCAAGCATCCAGATGGAGAGCCAAGCTCTACCTCCAAGGCAGTGGAAAATCGTGATTCGGATACTGCGCATCTTGATAATGTATCAGCAAATCTTCCAGAAATATCATCTGGTG CTGTGGAAAATTCTTTTCCTACTTCATCGGTAACACCTGAAAAGGCCACGGGACATTGCAATAAGTTATTCCCTGAAGGTGAAGAAGATATGTCAATTAAGACGAGTGAGGCCAATGTTGTTCATGGTAGTGGCAGGAATAGACGTAGTGCCCGGTTGCATAATGTTAAATCCTTCCAAAAGAAGCAGCCTGCTACTGGAGGTCCGGCAACACGTCGAGGTAAAAACCGGATCTCCGCCTCAGCAGCCATAGAAAAGAGTGATGGGGGGCTGGAAAATCTATCGACATCCGTTCAGTCACAAAGTGGAATAGTAAACACGTTGTCTGGGCAGGTCTCTAATAAAATAATATCCAAAACTTCTTCAGCAAAAACTGAAGTGGGTCATAAGAAAAAGAAGGTGACAGTTGAAACAGAAAAGAGTGATGGGGGGCTGGAAAATCTATCGACACCAGTTCAGTCTCAAAGTGGAATAGTAAACACACTGTCTGGGCAGGTCACTAATAAATTCagatccaaaatttccaaaacttcagcAAAAACTGAAGTGGGTCATAAGAAAAAGAAGGTGACAGTTGAAACAGAAAAGAGTGATGGGGGGCTGGAAAATCTATCGACACCCGTTCAGTCACAAAGTGGAATAGTAAACACGCTGTCTGGGAAGGTCACTAATAAATTCagatccaaaatttccaaaacttcttcAGCAAACACTGAAGTGGGTCATAAGAAAAAGAAGGTGACAGTTGAAACAGAAGCCGTGAATCACAAGAGAAAAGTTATGAAACCCCCATCTTCTGTAAAATCTCCACAGGGAAGGGATGTAACTCACTTGAACAAGGGAAGTAAACAGGAATTAACCATGGTTTCCCCGGAGTCATTGAGTCTTAAAAAATCCAGATCTG GTAGGTTACTTCTACCTTCCATGGAGTTTTGGCGCAACGAAATACCCATTTATAATGCG GACCGTGGGATTAAAGAAATTCAGCAAGACTTGACTTTGACATCACCTTTTAGAGGCTTTTCGCCATCACCTTTTAGAGGCTTTTCGCCGTCACCGGGCAG GTTTTGA
- the LOC131644527 gene encoding kinetochore-associated protein KNL-2 homolog isoform X3: MPPTQALISYQRLHYSTGGSLNPQTTVYASPATLPEREKPFACSILLLLLKDTMCIPLRMPRVYTFSLGVSSMRNARSKKIFNSFYIGFPPNWETCWVLHCIREEEEEVETGTDLVNAAMNTESPICEDILSDVVLVVVADEQKSISVLLELPEEAPENNQTPFPGDECQVSKETSGVNVACGGGVIKRSTRLHSINVCQQKKIEKQQPTSRGPLKHPDGEPSSTSKAVENRDSDTAHLDNVSANLPEISSGAVENSFPTSSVTPEKATGHCNKLFPEGEEDMSIKTSEANVVHGSGRNRRSARLHNVKSFQKKQPATGGPATRRGKNRISASAAIEKSDGGLENLSTSVQSQSGIVNTLSGQVSNKIISKTSSAKTEVGHKKKKVTVETEKSDGGLENLSTPVQSQSGIVNTLSGQVTNKFRSKISKTSAKTEVGHKKKKVTVETEKSDGGLENLSTPVQSQSGIVNTLSGKVTNKFRSKISKTSSANTEVGHKKKKVTVETEAVNHKRKVMKPPSSVKSPQGRDVTHLNKGSKQELTMVSPESLSLKKSRSGRLLLPSMEFWRNEIPIYNADRGIKEIQQDLTLTSPFRGFSPSPFRGFSPSPGRF, translated from the exons ATGCCACCAACGCAGGCTCTCATTTCCTACCAACG GTTACATTATTCGACTGGTGGCTCGTTAAATCCCCAGACAACCGTTTATGCATCTCCGGCAACGCTTCCAGAAA GGGAGAAGCCGTTCGCGTGTTCAATTCTTCTCCTATTGTTGAAAGATACGATGTGTATTCCCTTAAGAATGCCGAGGGTATATACATTTTCATTAGGGGTATCATCAATGAGGAACGCACGCTCGAAAAAG ATTTTCAATAGTTTTTACATTGGCTTTCCTCCAAACTGGGAAACTTGTTGGGTTTTACATTGTatcagagaagaagaagaagaagtagaaaCTGGTACTGATTTGGTCAATGCTGCTATGAATACTGAATCTCCAATTTGTGAAGACATTTTGTCTGACG TTGTTTTGGTTGTTGTTGCAGATGAGCAAAAATCCATTTCTGTTTTGTTGGAATTGCCTGAAGAAGCCCCAGAAAATAACCAGACACCATTCCCTGGAGATGAATGCCAAGTCTCAAAGGAGACGAGTGGGGTAAATGTTGCTTGTGGTGGTGGTGTAATTAAACGTAGTACCAGGTTACATAGTATTAACGTCTGTCAGCAGAAGAAGATAGAGAAGCAGCAGCCTACGTCTAGAGGTCCTCTCAAGCATCCAGATGGAGAGCCAAGCTCTACCTCCAAGGCAGTGGAAAATCGTGATTCGGATACTGCGCATCTTGATAATGTATCAGCAAATCTTCCAGAAATATCATCTGGTG CTGTGGAAAATTCTTTTCCTACTTCATCGGTAACACCTGAAAAGGCCACGGGACATTGCAATAAGTTATTCCCTGAAGGTGAAGAAGATATGTCAATTAAGACGAGTGAGGCCAATGTTGTTCATGGTAGTGGCAGGAATAGACGTAGTGCCCGGTTGCATAATGTTAAATCCTTCCAAAAGAAGCAGCCTGCTACTGGAGGTCCGGCAACACGTCGAGGTAAAAACCGGATCTCCGCCTCAGCAGCCATAGAAAAGAGTGATGGGGGGCTGGAAAATCTATCGACATCCGTTCAGTCACAAAGTGGAATAGTAAACACGTTGTCTGGGCAGGTCTCTAATAAAATAATATCCAAAACTTCTTCAGCAAAAACTGAAGTGGGTCATAAGAAAAAGAAGGTGACAGTTGAAACAGAAAAGAGTGATGGGGGGCTGGAAAATCTATCGACACCAGTTCAGTCTCAAAGTGGAATAGTAAACACACTGTCTGGGCAGGTCACTAATAAATTCagatccaaaatttccaaaacttcagcAAAAACTGAAGTGGGTCATAAGAAAAAGAAGGTGACAGTTGAAACAGAAAAGAGTGATGGGGGGCTGGAAAATCTATCGACACCCGTTCAGTCACAAAGTGGAATAGTAAACACGCTGTCTGGGAAGGTCACTAATAAATTCagatccaaaatttccaaaacttcttcAGCAAACACTGAAGTGGGTCATAAGAAAAAGAAGGTGACAGTTGAAACAGAAGCCGTGAATCACAAGAGAAAAGTTATGAAACCCCCATCTTCTGTAAAATCTCCACAGGGAAGGGATGTAACTCACTTGAACAAGGGAAGTAAACAGGAATTAACCATGGTTTCCCCGGAGTCATTGAGTCTTAAAAAATCCAGATCTG GTAGGTTACTTCTACCTTCCATGGAGTTTTGGCGCAACGAAATACCCATTTATAATGCG GACCGTGGGATTAAAGAAATTCAGCAAGACTTGACTTTGACATCACCTTTTAGAGGCTTTTCGCCATCACCTTTTAGAGGCTTTTCGCCGTCACCGGGCAG GTTTTGA